The genomic segment TCCACCATGGCGCAGGCGTTCAGCCACGCCCGGATCGATGAAGACGACGCGGGCGTTTTATGGACGAAGACCGCGCCCGCCTGGGTTTTCATCCACGGCCCTCGCTCCACGTTGAGTTCCACGGCCCTGCGCAACGACAAAGTATGCAGCCTACAGTCCGATGCCACATCTTGAAAAGTTAAGACTTTGATGCCAACTTTAGTCTGTGGCGTAAAGAATCGCTGCACAGTATCTGGTTTGTCATTTTCGGAAGGGAAAAACACTGACAACAGTACACACCAAGGGAAGAGCTTTCAGCGTTCTCCCAAAAGGCCAGGAGAGTGGCGATTATGCCGCCCGCCGCGCCCTTGACACCGTTCTCGCCAGCGTCGAGGACTCCAAGGCAGAAGACATCGTTTCATTGAACATTGCCGGTAAGTCGGCGCTTGCAGATTACATGGTCGTAGTCTCCGGGCGGTCGAACAGGCATGTTTCCGCGATCTGCGAACACCTGATCTCCGACATGAAAGATGATGGTTTCGGCCATTCCCGTGTCGAAGGCCTTGAGGCCGGAGACTGGGTCGTGATCGACGCCGGCGATGTCATCATTCACGTGTTCCGTCCCGAGGTCAGAGCCTTCTACAACATCGAGAAGATGTGGGCTGCGCCTGATATCGAGGAAGAAACGCTTCACTGATACAGCTTCCAGGGCCGACACCATCTGTCGGCCACATGGAAATCTGTTACCTGTCCTGATAGAAGCGCGCCTGACAAGGTTAGCGATAGGGATGGATGTGTGAATGCGGATTTCAATCTTTGCTGTGGGACGACTCAAATCCGGCCCTGAGAAAGACCTTGCATCGCGTTATCTCGACCGTTTTGCAAAAACCGGCCCGGCCATCGGGCTGGAATTCTCACGTGTGATCGAAGTGGCCGAAAGCAGGGCCTCGAACGCAGAAACACGCAAACGCGAAGAAGCGGCGATGCTGGAAAAGCATTTGGCCGACGGTGCCGCTCTTATTCTGCTGGATGAGCGGGGCAAGGCATTGGACAGCCCAGGCTTTGCAGACCTTTTCGGAACGATGCGCGACAGCGGCAAGCGCGACCTCGTGATAGCCATAGGCGGAGCCGACGGGCTCGACCCATCCCTTTACGACAAGGCATCGGCGGTGCTGTGCCTTGGCAAACTCACTTGGCCGCATCAACTCGTGCGCATACTGATTGCCGAACAGATGTACCGTGCTGTCACGATTTTGTCGGGCCATCCGTATCATCGGGTATGACGGCCATCATCTCGACATGCTGAAAGTCCCTATTGGCGCAAATCGGCGAAGCAGCGTATGGTCGCCAATCCCGTCGATTGCGAAGACCCGGTTGCGATGATCCAGACATGCAGAAAATACA from the Agrobacterium vaccinii genome contains:
- the rsfS gene encoding ribosome silencing factor, with the translated sequence MVCHFRKGKTLTTVHTKGRAFSVLPKGQESGDYAARRALDTVLASVEDSKAEDIVSLNIAGKSALADYMVVVSGRSNRHVSAICEHLISDMKDDGFGHSRVEGLEAGDWVVIDAGDVIIHVFRPEVRAFYNIEKMWAAPDIEEETLH
- the rlmH gene encoding 23S rRNA (pseudouridine(1915)-N(3))-methyltransferase RlmH, which codes for MRISIFAVGRLKSGPEKDLASRYLDRFAKTGPAIGLEFSRVIEVAESRASNAETRKREEAAMLEKHLADGAALILLDERGKALDSPGFADLFGTMRDSGKRDLVIAIGGADGLDPSLYDKASAVLCLGKLTWPHQLVRILIAEQMYRAVTILSGHPYHRV